A single window of Deltaproteobacteria bacterium DNA harbors:
- a CDS encoding 4Fe-4S dicluster domain-containing protein: MEKRHGIGEGVKYGMVIDLDKCIGCGACVTACVAENNNTILEDETNKLKSITWLRLYKFDNKKPYPETEIGYLPRPCMQCDSHTPCVSVCPATATDYDPDTGIVSQIYTRCIGCRYCVAACPYHVRYFNWFDAVWPEGTEACLNPDVSPRMRGCVEQCTFCHHRLMAAKNKAAMNGSREVAEMDYQPACVEACPTRAIVFGDLNNSKHRVYELKQSPRAFRLLERLGTQPKVYYTTTHEWIRGMSDNWIDKEKGKEKEKAKAHS; encoded by the coding sequence ATGGAAAAACGTCACGGAATCGGCGAAGGTGTCAAGTATGGCATGGTGATCGATCTGGATAAGTGCATCGGATGCGGAGCCTGCGTGACGGCCTGCGTGGCTGAAAACAACAATACCATTCTCGAAGATGAGACCAATAAGCTGAAGAGCATCACCTGGTTGCGGCTGTACAAATTCGACAACAAGAAACCTTACCCGGAAACGGAAATAGGTTACCTTCCGCGCCCGTGCATGCAGTGCGATTCCCATACGCCGTGCGTCTCAGTGTGTCCGGCCACGGCTACGGATTACGATCCTGATACCGGCATTGTCAGCCAAATCTATACCCGATGCATCGGATGCCGGTATTGCGTGGCCGCCTGTCCGTACCATGTCCGTTACTTCAACTGGTTCGATGCAGTATGGCCCGAAGGGACTGAAGCCTGCCTCAACCCGGACGTATCGCCGAGAATGCGCGGATGCGTGGAGCAATGCACCTTTTGCCACCATCGTTTGATGGCGGCCAAAAATAAGGCGGCAATGAACGGCTCCCGCGAAGTTGCCGAGATGGATTATCAACCCGCTTGTGTCGAAGCGTGTCCTACCCGGGCTATTGTCTTCGGGGACTTGAACAACAGCAAGCACAGAGTGTACGAACTTAAACAAAGCCCTCGAGCTTTCCGCCTCCTGGAAAGATTGGGGACTCAGCCCAAAGTTTACTATACGACCACGCACGAGTGGATACGAGGCATGTCGGACAATTGGATCGACAAAGAAAAGGGAAAAGAAAAGGAAAAGGCGAAAGCTCACTCTTAA
- the nrfD gene encoding polysulfide reductase NrfD, with the protein MDSALFPEGTKRCSIKIFGFWFSVWSLIVLWGLVGAYFCLRYGLNKTNMNDFFAFGVWIVVDLAVIALGAGAFFTGFLTYIIGKKELKAIINATVIIGFICYSGAILMLMVDIGQPLRGWFGFWHANVHSMLTEVMFCITTYLTVLIIEFVPLILENRQLDKVPELHNFSHRLHEIMFVFAGVGTFLSFFHQGSLGGMYGVLYARPFAFRTGFMIWPWTFFLFILSAIATGPCFTMLIVWITQKVSGKQLVKRSVFNLLAKIAGTLLLTYVILKILDTWYWAIFTAPSLGFDLMDFYAGGPYGFWLVILEIGICGIVPAFLLLSPKARESNVVLISACILACIGVTLNRFVFVVQTLAIPVLPFEDFYGYLPSWQEWAISSAILGYGGIIYSLAYRYLPVFPQEVELYPENLQPQTEG; encoded by the coding sequence ATGGATTCGGCACTTTTTCCAGAAGGAACCAAACGCTGCTCGATCAAGATATTCGGGTTTTGGTTCTCCGTTTGGAGTCTGATTGTCCTCTGGGGTCTCGTAGGTGCTTATTTCTGCCTGCGATACGGCCTTAACAAGACCAACATGAACGATTTCTTCGCCTTCGGAGTCTGGATCGTCGTGGACCTGGCCGTCATTGCTTTGGGCGCCGGAGCCTTTTTTACCGGCTTTCTGACGTACATCATAGGCAAAAAAGAACTCAAAGCCATTATCAATGCGACCGTGATCATCGGGTTCATCTGCTACAGCGGCGCCATATTGATGCTGATGGTGGATATCGGTCAACCCTTACGGGGATGGTTCGGCTTCTGGCACGCGAACGTACACTCCATGCTCACGGAAGTGATGTTCTGCATCACCACGTACTTGACGGTTCTGATCATCGAGTTTGTACCCCTGATTCTGGAAAACCGCCAACTGGACAAGGTCCCGGAACTGCATAATTTCAGTCACCGCCTGCACGAGATCATGTTCGTGTTCGCCGGCGTGGGCACATTTCTCTCGTTTTTTCACCAAGGCAGCCTGGGAGGAATGTACGGTGTCCTGTATGCGCGTCCGTTCGCATTTCGTACCGGCTTCATGATATGGCCCTGGACATTCTTCCTCTTTATTCTTTCCGCCATCGCAACGGGGCCGTGCTTTACCATGCTGATCGTATGGATCACTCAGAAAGTCAGTGGAAAACAGTTGGTCAAGCGTAGCGTTTTCAATCTCTTGGCCAAGATCGCAGGTACGCTCCTTTTAACATATGTCATTCTCAAGATTCTCGATACCTGGTACTGGGCCATATTTACGGCCCCGAGCCTGGGATTCGATCTTATGGATTTCTATGCCGGTGGTCCTTATGGTTTCTGGCTTGTAATCCTGGAAATTGGTATATGCGGGATTGTGCCGGCGTTTCTCCTCCTTTCCCCCAAAGCTCGGGAAAGCAATGTCGTGCTGATCTCGGCGTGCATATTGGCCTGTATCGGAGTTACGCTGAATCGCTTCGTATTTGTCGTCCAGACCCTGGCCATCCCGGTCCTGCCCTTCGAAGATTTTTACGGATATCTACCCAGTTGGCAGGAATGGGCCATATCTTCGGCGATTCTGGGATACGGCGGCATCATCTACAGTCTGGCCTACCGGTATCTTCCGGTTTTCCCCCAGGAAGTGGAATTGTACCCGGAGAACTTACAGCCCCAGACCGAGGGATGA
- a CDS encoding DUF1573 domain-containing protein yields the protein MFHPTLKDRMYLLGILLVVFCLSVPAFAEPKISVDSLKYEFGEHWEDSQISHTFTVENTGDQELIIEKVRTS from the coding sequence ATGTTTCATCCGACTCTGAAGGACCGTATGTATCTTCTCGGGATCCTTCTGGTGGTATTTTGTCTCTCTGTACCTGCGTTCGCCGAACCTAAAATTTCGGTGGACAGCCTCAAATACGAGTTCGGCGAGCACTGGGAAGACAGTCAAATCTCACACACCTTTACTGTCGAAAACACGGGAGACCAGGAACTCATTATTGAAAAGGTCCGCACTTCTTGA